A single region of the Ficedula albicollis isolate OC2 chromosome 11, FicAlb1.5, whole genome shotgun sequence genome encodes:
- the LOC101806831 gene encoding uncharacterized protein LOC101806831: MKAACVQLLLWALCLGTPAGGQPKAPLKCPVKCSFTRPLPEKQISGYRLTTGPSCKNVIILITVKSREICANSNEDWVQKIKDKLDGKKATAMPPHAVTSAEEPGSIEKHVGLPEMAPSQTTAPTTLLQGTGTTVRERIQAPAARTEVSSKPPVGRQDPTQLPAGCSPVVQEDAAHSEVTPEAERESSNSPASSAAVAAGMGSSQPTPHPTVQDTDSHSDLMPATKGSNQPVLSPDGSLDPTSARASTPDTASSSSSSDLPSIWDCMKGTTVTDTAPHASSVPTLSSTSAIDKAASAHTSRGVGTTTFDHSSPVGEQEPSDTVVFTHKAFSGEARVQMITVRPKNLPLPSFLSKSQMHFVIPVSVVCGLMASSVVLVWVYLKFGVKPEETSREMVQGLLYQQAGHQDNVYPMEVI, translated from the exons ATGAAGGCTGCGtgtgtccagctgctgctgtgggctctgtgCCTGGGGACCCCGGCTGGAG ggCAACCCAAAGCACCTTTGAAGTGTCCAGTGAAGTGCAGTTTTACAAGGCCGTTACCAGAGAAGCAGATCAGCGGCTACCGCTTGACCACCGGGCCCAGCTGCAAAAACGTCATCAT acttATTACTGTGAAGTCCAGGGAGATTTGTGCAAATTCAAATGAAGACTGGGTGCAGAAGATCAAAGACAAACTGGATGGGAAAAAGGCCACAGCGATGCCACCACATGCTGTCACCTCAGCAGAAGAGCCTGGTAGTATTGAGAAACATGTTGGTCTTCCAGAAATGGCTCCATCTCAAACCACTGCTCCAACTACTCTCCTCCAAGGGACTGGAACAACAGTTAGGGAGAGAATAcaagctcctgctgccaggacagaggTGTCCAGCAAGCCCCCAGTGGGCAGGCAGGACcccacccagctccctgcaggatgCAGCCCCGTGGTACAGGAGGATGCTGCACACTCTGAGGTCACTCCAGAAGCAGAGAGAGAGTCCTCAAATtctcctgcatcctcagcagctgTTGCAGCCGGAATGGGCTCCAGCCAgcccaccccacaccccactGTTCAAGATACAGACTCACATTCAGACCTGATGCCTGCTACTAAGGGATCAAACCAACCTGTGCTTTCTCCAGATGGATCCCTGGACCCTACAagtgccagagccagcacaccagacactgcttccagcagctctaGCTCAGATCTCCCCTCCATCTGGGACTGTATGAAGGGCACAACAGTCACAGACACAGCACCACACGCTTCTTCAGTTCCTACTCTAAGCTCCACCTCTGCCATAGACAAAGCTGCTTCTGCCCATACCAGCAGGGGTGTTGGTACTACAACATTTGATCATTCATCACCTGTAGGGGAGCAAGAGCCTTCAGACACAGTAGTTTTTACTCACAAGGCATTCTCAGGCGAAGCCAGAGTGCAGATGATCACAGTCAGGCCAAAAAATCTGCCTCTGCCCAGCTTCTTGTCAAAGTCTCAAATGCACTTTGTCATCCCAGTTTCTGTGGTATGTGGACTGATGGCTAGCAGTGTTGTTCTTGTATGGGTGTATCTGAAATTTGGAGTCAAACCAGAAGAAACTTCAAGAGAAATGGTACAGGGCTTGCTCTACCAGCAGGCAGGACATCAAGACAATGTCTATCCAATGGAGGTAATATGA